One segment of Colias croceus chromosome 15, ilColCroc2.1 DNA contains the following:
- the LOC123697711 gene encoding uncharacterized protein LOC123697711, with amino-acid sequence MALRNIYFCFLTALLAVNLIFADDSNETQPNPHNRAMPFNPFGSLPFGSPFGSNPFGSLPFGFNPFGLNFSQFIPFGFGNSRQTRDVSSQDDDDANNDTSVNNTNHRLFFSFGRSQLTTCNYTATPGLSCASCNQALTCYSSNVGVLRRCTLYCNRGRCSFVAGSQCSSGNSTG; translated from the exons ATGGCTTTgcgaaatatatatttttgtttcttaaCCGCTCTG CTAGCGGTGAACCTGATATTCGCAGACGACTCCAATGAAACGCAGCCAAACCCGCACAACAGAGCAATGCCATTCAACCCATTTGGCTCCCTCCCTTTTGGATCTCCCTTCGGCTCGAATCCCTTTGGCTCCCTACCATTCGGCTTCAATCCGTTCGGACTTAACTTCAGCCAATTTATTCCTTTCGGATTTGGCAATTCACGACAGACGAGAGACGTAAGCTCACAGGATGATGATGATGCAAATAATGACACATCAGTCAATAATACAAACCATCGATTATTCTTCTCTTTTGGAAGAAGTCAATTGACAACCTGCAACTACACCGCAACg CCTGGTTTATCATGCGCGAGCTGCAACCAAGCCCTCACCTGCTATTCAAGCAACGTCGGTGTTTTGCGTAGATGCACGCTATACTGTAACCGTGGTCGCTGCTCATTTGTCGCTGGCTCCCAATGCTCCTCAGGCAACTCTACGGgctaa
- the LOC123697713 gene encoding uncharacterized protein LOC123697713 codes for MAAGHLYFYVLTALLAFHFILAEQNPEQGENDGNRKWSIGIIHRRLANETRDQGRPRPPRSPFSFLPSMGSCNYTTEPGFTCSGCSTVKVCLPNNVSISRTCSIFLPYCDNGHCASSPSASCNGTASA; via the exons ATGGCCGCCGGTCACTTATATTTCTATGTATTAACCGCTTTG ctCGCTTTCCATTTCATACTAGCAGAGCAAAACCCAGAACAGGGAGAAAACGATGGAAACAGAAAATGGTCAATAGGCATTATTCATAGACGTTTGGCCAACGAAACAAGGGATCAGGGCCGACCTCGTCCACCCAGATCTCCATTTTCCTTCCTGCCATCTATGGGTTCTTGTAACTATACTACTGAA CCCGGTTTCACTTGCTCCGGTTGCAGCACAGTGAAGGTCTGTTTACCCAACAACGTCAGCATCAGCCGCACCTGTAGTATCTTCCTTCCATACTGTGATAACGGGCATTGTGCCTCCTCGCCTAGCGCCTCGTGTAATGGGACCGCTTCCGCATAA